AGGAGCATCATTCCCAATAGGGAAGGGCGACGAAGAAGCTTAATTTGGCAAAGTCGCAGCCAGTCAACTTGTAACATTTATTTCTTGACGGGCCCTTAGCTCCCGCCATCTTAGCTTGCTTCACTCTTAAATTTCAACGGCTTTCCAAAATCCGGTTTCCAAGACCCCCTTCCCCAGAACCTAGAATCCTACAACCAAAAACCTCAGAACTTCCGGGCACACAAAACGCCGCGGACGTCGTCGTTGCCGACGTGGTGGTAGACACGGAGCCCGCCCGCGGCGAAGCCCCCTATCGCCACCGGATCTCCATCCATATCGACCTCTAGACACCGCGTAAAGGTCCATTCAGGCTTTTCTGGCAACAGATACTCCTTCTTCTCCTTTTGGTGGAGAAGGACAGCGATTGCAGCATCTAGGGCATGGGGAAGGGTGTATCCTTTGGAGGCATATTTTCCAACGATTTGCTTTTGATCGCTATAGCTTGTATTTCGGGTCCCGTCTAGGATGTTTTTGCTCATGAGGGTCCAGTGAGGGGTGGTCCCTTTTGTGCCCACTGCATTTTTAACATAGTCGGGATATTCAGCATACTTCCCGAAGAGCTTCGGAAGGTTATCGAGGATCAGCTTAACGCCTTTGACCGCTTCAGGGATCCAGACGAGGAGGTGGGTGTCACGGACTTTGCCCGAGTAGCCTTCGACTTTGAAGGGGGTGGGTGCGCTTAAGATTTGTTCGATGTTGGAAGGGAGGGGCGCTTCTTTTCCTTTGATGCAGCCGGAGCCGAAGTGTTTTTCCCAGATGGCTTTGCCATAGGCGATGGAGGGGAGCTGGGGTGTGGAGCTAGTGGAACTTGAGCTGGAGGAGCTGGCAATGGGAGGGGTTTGTTTGAGGGTGGCGATTTCTTTTTTGAGGGTGAGGACTTCGAGGGTGAGATGGGCGATGTGATTGGGGATTTCTTTGGGGTCTTTGAGGATTTTTTTGAGGGCGTAGGTGTAGAGGAGGGGTTTTTGTTCTGAGAGGGTGAGGAGCTGTTTGTAGAGTCTCTTGGTTTGGTTGGTTTTTTTGTGTTTGTCGATGAGGGTGAGGTAGGTGAGGGGAAGGCGGGGGTCTTGTGGGGCGAGCTTTTGGGCTTGGGTGTAGGAGCTGTTGGCTTCTTTGATTTTTTTCTGGCTGTAGGCGCTGGAGAAGTGGGCGAGGTGGAGGTGGAGTTTTTTGGTGTCGTTATAGAGGGGGAGGAGGCGGTCGTAGATGAGGGTGGCTGTGGGGTTGAAGGTGAGGGCTTTTTCGTAGTAGGAGATGGCTTTTTGGTCG
The sequence above is drawn from the Candidatus Neptunochlamydia vexilliferae genome and encodes:
- a CDS encoding U-box domain-containing protein encodes the protein MSQSILSNSNPVPFATYFTPKYQLSFRSGKEIEVEVSSPNLQKTFNLVVSTSSSSSNQTPKKQIKALLRKGEIPHVVEKEGQPHEVLFPTQSSAASSSSNSSQSLLPLIRQGISHLKALLLSQKEADYPDDLLCPLTLDLFKDPVITNDGHTFEREAIEMHLKNSSTCPLTRKSLKKEDLRPNRALKNRAETLAQKFPIPLPASLTGKTIKQNTQIANAFIQIAQNFASQNELKQALKQYKQALLYTERSEDYAFLIDIYQKSDQPKKAAFVTLVHAYLKSKENPNQNLKPQIEKALAPFTQNPQIEQLLIRYYQATHQKQKAFKYLISLAEKQTNDQKAISYYEKALTFNPTATLIYDRLLPLYNDTKKLHLHLAHFSSAYSQKKIKEANSSYTQAQKLAPQDPRLPLTYLTLIDKHKKTNQTKRLYKQLLTLSEQKPLLYTYALKKILKDPKEIPNHIAHLTLEVLTLKKEIATLKQTPPIASSSSSSSTSSTPQLPSIAYGKAIWEKHFGSGCIKGKEAPLPSNIEQILSAPTPFKVEGYSGKVRDTHLLVWIPEAVKGVKLILDNLPKLFGKYAEYPDYVKNAVGTKGTTPHWTLMSKNILDGTRNTSYSDQKQIVGKYASKGYTLPHALDAAIAVLLHQKEKKEYLLPEKPEWTFTRCLEVDMDGDPVAIGGFAAGGLRVYHHVGNDDVRGVLCARKF